One window from the genome of Paenibacillus azoreducens encodes:
- the rpoD gene encoding RNA polymerase sigma factor RpoD, with protein MEKDEAGTNDHEQAESYADVELLPTGIKNDDSVRMYLKGIGRVGLLSAEDEINLAKRVAEGDQEAKKIMVEANLRLVVSIARRYAGRGMQLLDLIQEGNMGLIKAVDKFDYTKGFKFSTYATWWIRQAITRAIADQGRTIRIPVHMIETINKLTRVSRQLVQELGREPEVEEIAREMEMSVEKVREIMKISQEPVSLETPIGDENDSKLGDFIEDHDALAPVDSAAYKFLKEQLGDVLDTLTEREENVLRLRFGLEDGRTRTLEEVGQVFGVTRERIRQIEAKALRKLRHPSRSKRLKDYIE; from the coding sequence GAATCTTATGCCGATGTAGAGCTTCTGCCGACAGGCATAAAAAATGACGACTCCGTGCGCATGTATCTGAAGGGAATCGGCCGCGTCGGCTTGCTGAGCGCGGAGGATGAAATTAATTTGGCCAAGCGGGTTGCCGAAGGGGATCAAGAGGCAAAAAAAATAATGGTGGAGGCCAACCTGCGCCTGGTTGTCAGCATTGCCAGACGTTATGCGGGACGGGGAATGCAGCTTCTCGATTTGATTCAGGAAGGGAATATGGGTCTGATCAAGGCTGTCGATAAGTTTGATTATACAAAAGGTTTCAAATTCAGTACTTATGCGACATGGTGGATCAGACAGGCGATCACGCGGGCGATTGCCGATCAAGGCAGAACGATCCGTATCCCTGTCCATATGATCGAAACGATCAACAAGCTCACTCGCGTCTCCAGACAACTGGTACAGGAATTGGGACGCGAACCCGAAGTAGAGGAGATTGCGCGTGAAATGGAGATGAGCGTGGAGAAGGTTCGGGAAATCATGAAGATTTCACAGGAGCCGGTCTCGCTTGAAACGCCGATCGGGGATGAAAATGATTCCAAGTTGGGCGATTTTATCGAAGATCATGACGCGCTTGCTCCCGTAGACTCCGCTGCTTATAAATTTTTGAAAGAGCAGCTCGGCGACGTGCTGGATACGCTAACGGAGCGGGAAGAAAACGTGCTTCGTCTTCGTTTTGGGCTGGAGGATGGCCGTACGCGGACGCTTGAAGAAGTAGGCCAGGTGTTTGGCGTAACGCGGGAACGGATTCGCCAGATTGAAGCCAAGGCTTTGCGCAAATTGAGACATCCCAGCCGAAGCAAAAGGTTGAAAGATTACATCGAATAA